The stretch of DNA GAATTGTGAATAAAAAAATTCCCATCGTCACGGATATGAAGGTAAGCCTCTATAGTGCGGTTTGTTTCTGGTGCCTTATTGCGTAATGTCATCAATCCGCTAAAACAGAGTCAAAAAATAGTTATGTATAAGAGGTAATGCAATGAATATGAAAGAGTTTTCAAATATAGTTGGTCTATCACCTCATACGCTGCGTTACTATGAAAAAATAGGCTTACTTAAAAACGTGCACAGAAACACTAGTGGCCACAGAGCATATACCAGCAGAAATATAGAGTGGGTTAGTTTTGTGAATCGCCTGAAGGAAACTGGAATGCCTTTAGCGAACATCATTGAGTATGCAACGCTCCGAGAATTGGGCTCAAATACCGCATTAGAGCGTCAAATGTTGTTAGAACAACACCAAGAAAGCTTAAAAATTCATATTCAGCAACAGCAAAAGCATCTGGCGGCTTTGGCGCATAAAATCAGCCAATATAAAGAGGGAAAGTGAGTTGACTTAGAGTTAACTCTAACTAGTAAGCTGTGGCTTCAGTTTGAAAATTGGAGTTTACGCATGAAAAATACCAGATTCACCTTAGGTCTAGCGCAGCTGTCAAAAATTGACGGTGAGGCGGGACATCAAGTTATTGAAAGCCTACAAGAGATCTGTCCTGACCTGGCTAGGTTCACTATTGAATATCCTTTTGGTGACATCTACACCCGCCAGGCTCTTGATTTGAAGTCGAGAGAAATCGCAACGGTTGCAGCGCTAACCGCATTAGGTAACTGCACTCCACAGCTTAAGGTTCATTTAAATGCCGCTTTGAACGTGGGTTGCAGCGAGGAAGAGGTAAAAGAGGTACTGTTGCAAATGTCAGTTTATGCCGGCTTCCCAGCAGCGCTAAATGGAATGTTTGCCTTTAAAGATGTTCTAAACCAGCGAAAAGTTTAAGCTTTAACTTCCTTTAACTGTTCTGAATTAAATGCGTTAGGGATTTCACCTAACGCATTTATGTCTATAAGTAGTCTAGGTCAGCACAACCACAGTGACAGCCACAAAAGAGCTCCAACTTTAGTGTTAAATTCAGAATTTTTTTCTATTACTTCCCATGCTACAAGTCATCTTAGAGTCGAATTAGAAATGAAGAATAAACTTACGCATACATGGGAAGGGTACTTGTAGATATTAAACTTAACAGTACTTAATCGACCGACTACACTTACATGAGATTGCCAGTGTTAACTGACAATGCCCGGTAAAAAGAGAACGATAAAACTGCAAGGTAAACAATTATTTAAATATATAAGACGTCGTTTTACATCAGGCCTGCTGTTAACTTCAATAACCATATTTGAGGACGTTGAAGTGACTGTCAGGATAAATAATCTCATGGATAGAGTTGATATATAATGCCATTACCTAAATTCAGAGCCAATGAAGATCATCTGCGCTTTTCTATAAAACAGAGTCATGCGTGGATTGAACATTCTCCTATTTGTACAAAAATTATAGATCTTGATTTCAACCTGCAGTTTATGAGCTCAGCAGGGGTTAAAACACTTGCCATTAGTGATGTTAAACAGTATTACGGCAAGGCTTATCCTTTTGGTTTTTATCCGCAATCTTTTCGTGACCAAATGTCCAATAATTTAAGAAAGGCGCGAGATACCGGCTTAGTTATAGAGCAAGAGGCTGCTGTGGTGGACACGCGTGGAAATGAAGTGTGGTTTCATTCAACTATTTCGCCAGTCAGTGAAAATGGAGATCAAATTGATTACTTAATGGTAGTCTCAATCGATGTAACTGCAAGGCATGCCAGCATACGAGAATTAGAACAGCTTAATGATGAGCTTGAACGCAAAGTTTATATCCGAACACTTAAACTTGAGAATGCAAATAAGGCATTACATCAACAAGTTGAAACAGATTTTTTAACCAAGTTATCTAATCGCCTTGCCTTTGATAGACACATAAGCATGAGCATAACATCTGCTAAATTAAGTGAAAAATGCCTTTCGTTGTTGATGATAGACGTTGATAATTTTAAAACCTATAACGACAAATATGGGCATGACGTTGGTGATCTAGTTTTGGCAAGTATCGCGGATTCGATAGACAATTCATTACTTAGACAAACCGACATTGCAGCTCGAATTGGCGGTGAAGAGTTTGCAATTTTGTTGCCGGAAACAGATGTTAACGCGGGCTTTTGTATCGCTGAGCGGGTTCGTACTAATATCGAGGCATTACAGGTTCGGAATAGCGACTCAGGTATGATCGCTAATATAACGGTTAGTATCGGCGTCGCGTGTTTAAAAGATGATGAGCTAAATGCCACGGCTTTACTAAAACAAGCAGATAAAGCTCTTTACCTCGCTAAACATTTGGGGAGAAACAACTCGCAGATCTACTTTGCAGATGTAGTCAGCAAACTAGCATAAACTTTTATCGAAGCTCCTTTTTATGAAGACACTATAATCAAAAAACAAGACGAGTAACTAAGCCAAGTAAAACGAGTCTCTCAACTAAAGCCCTAATGATGGCAGAGAACAAATGGAATTCTAAATATAGCGTAAGAGCCCTTTTTAGAGTTAAAAGGGATTGCTGATGGATTCAATATGCTTTTTTAAATGATGAACATCAACAAGATGCCACTTCATCTCTCCACGTATCATCAGGCTGCCAGTGTGCCGCCCACTCAGGAATATCCTTAGCAATCATCGGTCTGGCAATGCCATAACCTTGTGCCAATTCACAACCTAACTTCAACAGAGCAATACCATGAGCGATAGTCTCAACACCCTCTGCAATCACTTCACGTTTAAATGACTTCGACAACACCACTACACTTTCGACAATCGCCAAGTCATCAGGGTCAATCAACATATCCCCAACAAAAGTCTGGTCGATCTTAATTAAGCTCGCTGGTAAACGTCTCAAGTGACTCAGTGAAGAGTAACCCGTGCCAAAGTCATCTAATGCAAAATTAACCCCAAGTTCGATACAGGCTAGCATGGTTTCTGACACCTGTAGTACATCGGCTATCGCACTTGTTTCAAGTACTTCTAGTTCTAAAGAGCTAGGAGCAACCCCCGGGAATTCGGCCAATAGCTCCGCTAAGCGTGTTGCAAAACCTTCACTCTGTAATTGAAGTGCGTTAATGTTGACACTGACAGGAATATCCAACCCCAACGCTTGCCACGCTTCAATCTGACGAAGAGCAGTGCTGATAACCCATTCACCTACCTCGATACTGAGAATATGATTTTCAATGACGGGCAAAAAATCGTTAGGGGGGACTAAACCACGCTCGGGGCATTGCCAACGAATTAACGCTTCGGCACCAATCATCTTCCCCGTTTTCATATTGACCTTAGGTTGGTAATAAAGCACAAATTCATTTTTGTTCAGAGCTTTACGTATACAATCTAACTTTTCATGTTGAGTGATCATCGCAGCATTATGTGCAGAGTCAAACAAACGATATCGGTTCTTTCCCTCTTGCTTCGCCACATACATGGCTTGATCAGCATGTCGCATAAGTTGGTCTGCATCGACACCATCTTGCGGGTAAATGGTGACACCAATACTGGCAGAGACTTCCAGCCTGACTCCGCCTATGACTACCGGTTCCGATGCAGCTTGCAACAGGCGTTCCAACATAGGTTCACAATCTTCCACTGTGGCTATATTTTCCATCACAGCGACAAATTCATCCCCGCCGATACGGGCCAGGGTGTCGACATCGCGTAAAGCTTCCCTCATGCGAGATGAGACGACAATTAATAATTCATCACCAACGACATGACCATAGGTATCGTTAACGTCTTTGAATCCATCCAAATCAAGAAATGCGACCGCTAGTAATGAGTGTTGACGTTGGCTATGGCTCATAGATTGCGTTAGACGGTCTGCCAATAATGTCCGGTTAGGTAAGTGAGTTAACATATCATAGTGAGCAATACGTTCTAATTGCCCCTGATGCTCTTTAATCGCGGTGATGTCATTGAATAGCGCCACGTAATTTTGCACTATGCCAGTATCATCGAGTACCGCGCTTATCGTGAGAATCAGCGGATAAACCTCGCCATTCTTACGTTTATTCCAGATCTCACCGGTCCAATGCTCTTTTTCTTGTAAAGTGTCCCACATTTCTTTATAGAATTCAGGCAAATGACGTCCGGATTGGAGGATTCGCGGGTTTTGTCCTATCACTTCATCACGGGGGTAGCCTGTGATCGCACTAAAAGCCTCATTAGCGTTTATGATGACACCAGTAGTATCTGTGATGGCGATACCTTCTCTGGCATAGGTGAATACGCTAGCGGCAAGTTTGAGTTCTTCCTCGGTTTGCTTGCTCTTGGTTATATCTTCATGCGTGCCTGACATTCGCACAGACTTGCCATCATTTGTCCATTCAACCACTCGCCCACGATCGAGTATCCAGACCCAGCTGCCGTTCTTGTGCAGCATCCGATATTCGCATTCGTAAGTATCTGTTTCATTTTTGGAACAACGCATTAGCAATTCATTGGTATTATGTGCATCATCGGGATGGAGTCGTGTCTCCCAGGTGCCGATGTCAACGGGTTCAAGCTCTTTAAGGCGGTAACCCAACATCTCGGCCCAGCGTTCATTGTATGCGGAGTCACCTGTCTGTACATTCCATTCCCAGGTGGCCATGTTGGCGCCCAAAATCACTTCTGCATAACGTTGGCTTTGGTCGCGAAATGCCTTCTCAGTCTCATGCAAGGCAGCTTGAATTCGCCTATTTTTGGTAATATCTTGGACCAATGATGTCACGCCAAGCACTTCACCGGTCTCACTTACAATGGGCGTGTTGTACCATTCACAAATGATGGCCCTGCCATCTTTTGTCATGTTCTCATTTATATTTCTGGACGCTTTATTATTTTCAATCAATCTTTTACCGATCTTATTGACATCTTCTCTAGCTCCTTCAGGCACCAAAAGTTCTAATAGAGAATGACCCATGACTTCGTCGACAGAGTATCCGAATATCTTCTCGGCTGATTTATTCAATTCACTACAATTTAAGTTTTTATCCCATGAAATATACCCAAGCGGCGTATTCTGAACATGGTGGGACAGTATCGTCTCACTAGCCTGTAACTCCGTTGCTGCCTTGTTGCGGTCTGTCACGTCCCGAATGAACCCCATATAGCCCTGAATTTGGCCATCAACAGCTTTGATCACGACTCTACTTGTTTCACCTACGACGATACTGCCATCCTTGTGCCGGTAGTTCGCTTCATAAGGTTTGACCTTATCTCCAGCGGCGAGATTGAAATACATACGACCATGTCGCTGGAACTCTTCATCGCTTTCATAAATGATCGATGCTTTTTCCCCCACAAGTTCTTCACGGCTATAGCCTAACAAAACTTCCATAGCCTGATTTATCGAAATAATCTGGCGATTTAGATCTGCAAAAATGAAGCCATCGGTAGCACAATCAGAAATTGTTCTGAACAACCTTTCGTTATGAACGGAGGTTGTTTTAGTTTCCTCAAGGGCGCGCAGAGCTTCTTCACGTTCGCGAATCTTTCTTGGTACCCAGAGCTTTAGGAGAAGCAAGATGACTAGTAAGCCAGCAGCAATATTGATTAATTTTGGGAGAATGAGCAAAGAGGGTTGCGACAACAGCTCGTGGATAGATTTTGGCACCAGCCCGTACAATGAGTTGAAATACAATCCAAAATAGACACTTTCAATTATGGTCCTGAATGCATCAATGCTAAGCACTATAAGGAGAACCGCAACCGTTCCGCCAACTGCGCCATCAACGGCTTGTAATTGTCTAAGTTTTACCAGATAAATACCGACTATAACTAACCATAAGGCGGTCAAGATCCAGTATGCTATTGGTGTAATGATGTCAAACGTATGCATTTTTATTTCTCTAATAAACTTACAAGCAGACCTTCTAGGTCTGATGGCCATCAGGCTAAATAAAAGAGCGTATGACAAAAGCAATTAACGCTTTTAGCCACTCTTATATACTTTAAATTCGAATGTTAATCTTGTTAGTCATTAGTTGAAGCGGCTCAATAATAATATGGTCTTTGATGCACCCAGTATTAAAGCAGAATTTTAACATCAACGTTTCATCATGGATCATAATTGATTTAGACCACCAACATATATAGAAAACAATTATTTAAACTTGAAACTCCCACTCACTCACGCTTTGGAATTAGTCCCAAAGTGACGTTTAATGACAAAGTTTTTAGTAGTATCTAATAATTTCTCTCCTACCATTATTGTCACAATGAACAAGTGTTACGCGCAAATAATTGATAGAAATAAGTGTCACGAGTACATGTTCGCGACCTTTATCACCTTTTCGATTGCATTTAGTGCCATCCACTGCGATCCGAGTCATACCTTTTTATTTTGAAAAGCGTTATTTAAAATAAACCCACTTTAATCTGTGACAGCATTAGCGGAGTCGTTGCCAAAAAGTAATAACTTAAACTCAGTCCTGAACAAAACCCGTAAACACATCAAAGGTGACCATAACAATTTGGAACTAATTCCATAAGTAGACAGGGTTTACAGATATTTACCATGTTGCAGAAGACTTCAAAAGTCAGGCCGAACTACGTTGCCCATTATAAAGATTATTTGTATCTTGCCTTTAATTAAAATGAAGTTTTTATGATCAAGTCTGTAATGACTAAGTAAAAACCCTCTGATTCTTTGTTCTTAAAATATGGACTGAAATATCTATGCTACTGAAACACAAAATAACGGGACTCTTTACTTCGTTATCATTTTTTATGGTGCTCTTTGTATCCATCCTTGCTTATCAAAATTTCGCGGAGTTCAGTCAGGCCAGTTATCAGGATAAAGTTGAAACGCAATCAGAGCTCGTAGCTCAGACATTAGATGAAAAGTTAATGCGTTTTTTCGACGTAATCGATTCTGGTACATTCTTTTTCGATGACTATGGCAACCTCGATCTTGAACGAGCAAATCTCACTGTCGAAGAGATTGCTAATACGATTGAAGGGGAGGCTGGTATCTATTTAGGTTTAAAAGATGGCACCCTAATTAGTGATGGTAAAGCCGTACTCAATTTCAATGCTATCACCGCTAAACGTGAATGGTTCTTGAAGATTTTTGAAGGAGAGCACTATGTAGTTACTCGATCTTTTGTTGATGTCACTAAGAATGTTGAAGTGTTTGGTCTTTCTGTGCCTATCATGCACCAAGGACGAATTTCCGGAGTCGTGTTAATCAATATCCCGGTTAAACTATTCAGTGATTATGTCGCTTCTCTTACCAGTAACAATCAGATGTTCGTCTACCGAAGCGATGGCTACATAGTATCGAGTGAGGTAAAAGACAATATTGGTAAGAACATATTTGAATTACGTCCGCAGTACAAAGTAATATCTGAATCAAACAAGTCGATGACATACATTGCTCCGGGTTTGGGAGAGTACTTTGTAACAAGTAATAAGATGAAGGTTCGTAACTGGACTGTGGCTAGTTATGAAGCCATGAAAGTCATAGAAGCTGCCAGCATGAATAACCTATATGACACGCTAATTTTGATTGCTATCTCACTCGCTGCACTGATGATCGTTATCTACCAGATGGTTATTCGTCTTATTTATAAACCTATCGGCGGGGAACCACTGGAAATATCAAACATGGTCAAACAAGTTGCAGAGGGTGATCTAAGTATGGATTTATCCACTTCAGGCTTGGAAGAAGGTATATATGGCAATGTGATCTCCATGACACGGAATCTTAGAGCTATTGTCACCAATATTAATGAAACGACAATTGCACTTAATAGCTCTTCAGCCTCCCTGTCATCGTCAGCACAAACTATGAGTGATGGCTCAAAGGCACAAACAGTGCAGCTCGAGCAGACTTCGACGGCGATGAACGAAATGACTTCTACAGTCGATGAAGTAGCACGAAGTGCACTGCAAGCGGCTGAATCGGCCCAGGGGGCGAGTGAGCATTCTGAAGTCGGAATGAAGGTGGTAGAGGATATGAACTCTAATATCCGCTCACTGGTCAATGAGATGGACAATGTGACCCATGTCATCGAAAACGTTGAGGCCGAAACTGTCAATATTGGTAGCATTCTCGATGTGATTAAAGGAATAGCTGATCAGACGAATCTTTTGGCTCTAAATGCTGCAATTGAAGCGGCACGAGCCGGTGAGCAAGGTCGTGGTTTCGCGGTCGTGGCTGATGAAGTTCGAAGTCTTGCAAGCCGGACACAAGAGAGTGCTAATGAGATCACCTTGATGATTGAAAAGCTACAAACAGAGGCAAAAAAAGCGGTAGAACAGATGGGGAAGAATACTCAGCTGGCTCAACTGACCTCGACAAAGACAGAGGAAGCAAATCAATCCCTGACACAAATCACCACATCTGTTTCTATTATTCTCAATATGAATGACCAGATAGCCACGGCATCAGAGCAGCAGACTCAGGTAGCTGCGGAAATTAACCAGAGTGTTTTAGAGATCAATGATTCGGCCAAAGAAACAAATATCCACTCTAATAGCACTACGGAACTTGCACAAGAACTCGGCGGAATGGCTAATACCCTAAATGGTATAGTGAGCCAATTCAAACTTTAAAGACTGGCACCTATTCAGAGGCTGACCACTCTTCTAAAAACTTGTGAATAACCTATTCAATCAATTTTAAAGGCGAACCTGACATGGTTCGCTTTTTTAATGAGGTTTATAAACATCTGAATTAAGGTAATAATGATTATCCCATTTAAAGTTAAATGGCTTGAGCTAACCGATTATTACATCTTTATAATTTATAATTTATAATAATACACATCATTATGTGTATTATTTTTCGTGTTCCAAAAACCTATCTTATAATATTTTCAAAGATGTATTACTAAGGTGATTCTCAGTTACCGTGGTAACAATAAAGGCGACAGCCTTTAGAATAATAGCTATTAACCCTATACTGACTTTTTAGATTTATCTTTGAGGCTATCATTTGGTTTTTGATTTTAGTTTGTCCTCAATTATACATTCAGCCTGTTTGATTATCGGTCATTATGTCTATCGAACATACGATTGTCCTACATTTCCTAATCCAAGCACTCGCTCTTTTATGTCCAAGTAGGTGTCAGTGGATAACTGCGTGATCTCATCGAGATCCTACTACTCCCATCCCTTTAAAAAGGCGAATTGGCCACTATTGTGAGTGGTTAATCGGATAGATGCGAAGAGCGTTACAAAAAGTCTAAGCTGGATATATGAGTTTTTTAAGTTATATACATGTTCTGACTGACGAAGCTTTCCTAACAACAAACCATAGAAGCAAGCATGTGCCACAGTAGAAACTGTCATGATATGCAGTCGCTGAATGCTTTTTTCATTGTTGAAGAAAGATAGAGTGAAGCGGAAAAGCGATAAAAGCAGGGACGAGTCACACTCCGAGATATTAGCGACAGCTAACCCCCAAGAACACTAGTTAATTCATTGAATTCAGCCTATTATTTTATACTAATTAGGTAAATTAATTTACAATAGTGATGTTTAAACAACAATAATGATGGCTATAATGACAAATGATAAACCGTGGTTAAAACGATATCCTGAGGATGTACCCACAACAATAGATTCAAGTATGTATAACAATATCAATGATTTGTTTAAAGAGTCTTTTAGTGCACATGCTAAAAAATCAGCCTATATTAATATGGGACATAGCTTATCCTATCAAGATCTTGAAAGTAAAAGTAACGCTTTTGCTGCTTATCTACAGTCTGAACTAAAAATGAAAAAAGGCGAACGAATCGCCTTGATGATGCCTAATTTATTGCAATATCCCATCACTATTTTAGGTGCATTAAAAGCAGGACTCATTATTGTCAATGTTAATCCACTTTATACCCCTCGAGAGTTAAAACATCAATTACGAGACTCTGGAGCCAGTGCTATTGTTGCTGTCACAAATTTTGGTAATAACCTGCAGCAAATACTGCATGAGACTAACATTAAGCATGTTATTTTAACCAAGATTGGCGATGAGTTAGCTATTCATAAGCGTACATTGGTTAACTTCCTTATCAAACATGTCAAAAAAATAGTGCCTAAATATCATATTCCTGACGCTATTTCATTGCGTAGAGCGTTAACCGAAGGCAAAAAACTTCCCTTTATTGATCCCCAAATAAAAGTAGATGATTTAGCATACCTCCAATATACAGGTGGAACGACGGGTCCTGCGAAAGGGGCAATGCTTACTCATAGTAATATTATTTCTAACGTTCTACAGGTTCATGCTCATTTTAGCCCAAGAACCTTATATGATAAGGAATATGCAGTAACCCCACTTCCGCTTTATCATATTTTTGCCAACTCAGTGAGTATGATGTTTATGCTCTTTCTCGGTGCAACTAATTTACTCATTACCAACCCAAGAGATATAGATGGTTTCGTAGCAGATTTAAGTAAATATCCATTCACTATGGTTTTTGGATTAAATACACTTTTTAATGGTCTAAACAATCATGCTGGTTTT from Shewanella sp. Choline-02u-19 encodes:
- a CDS encoding MerR family transcriptional regulator, which produces MNMKEFSNIVGLSPHTLRYYEKIGLLKNVHRNTSGHRAYTSRNIEWVSFVNRLKETGMPLANIIEYATLRELGSNTALERQMLLEQHQESLKIHIQQQQKHLAALAHKISQYKEGK
- a CDS encoding carboxymuconolactone decarboxylase family protein produces the protein MKNTRFTLGLAQLSKIDGEAGHQVIESLQEICPDLARFTIEYPFGDIYTRQALDLKSREIATVAALTALGNCTPQLKVHLNAALNVGCSEEEVKEVLLQMSVYAGFPAALNGMFAFKDVLNQRKV
- a CDS encoding sensor domain-containing diguanylate cyclase; its protein translation is MPLPKFRANEDHLRFSIKQSHAWIEHSPICTKIIDLDFNLQFMSSAGVKTLAISDVKQYYGKAYPFGFYPQSFRDQMSNNLRKARDTGLVIEQEAAVVDTRGNEVWFHSTISPVSENGDQIDYLMVVSIDVTARHASIRELEQLNDELERKVYIRTLKLENANKALHQQVETDFLTKLSNRLAFDRHISMSITSAKLSEKCLSLLMIDVDNFKTYNDKYGHDVGDLVLASIADSIDNSLLRQTDIAARIGGEEFAILLPETDVNAGFCIAERVRTNIEALQVRNSDSGMIANITVSIGVACLKDDELNATALLKQADKALYLAKHLGRNNSQIYFADVVSKLA
- a CDS encoding sensor domain-containing protein produces the protein MHTFDIITPIAYWILTALWLVIVGIYLVKLRQLQAVDGAVGGTVAVLLIVLSIDAFRTIIESVYFGLYFNSLYGLVPKSIHELLSQPSLLILPKLINIAAGLLVILLLLKLWVPRKIREREEALRALEETKTTSVHNERLFRTISDCATDGFIFADLNRQIISINQAMEVLLGYSREELVGEKASIIYESDEEFQRHGRMYFNLAAGDKVKPYEANYRHKDGSIVVGETSRVVIKAVDGQIQGYMGFIRDVTDRNKAATELQASETILSHHVQNTPLGYISWDKNLNCSELNKSAEKIFGYSVDEVMGHSLLELLVPEGAREDVNKIGKRLIENNKASRNINENMTKDGRAIICEWYNTPIVSETGEVLGVTSLVQDITKNRRIQAALHETEKAFRDQSQRYAEVILGANMATWEWNVQTGDSAYNERWAEMLGYRLKELEPVDIGTWETRLHPDDAHNTNELLMRCSKNETDTYECEYRMLHKNGSWVWILDRGRVVEWTNDGKSVRMSGTHEDITKSKQTEEELKLAASVFTYAREGIAITDTTGVIINANEAFSAITGYPRDEVIGQNPRILQSGRHLPEFYKEMWDTLQEKEHWTGEIWNKRKNGEVYPLILTISAVLDDTGIVQNYVALFNDITAIKEHQGQLERIAHYDMLTHLPNRTLLADRLTQSMSHSQRQHSLLAVAFLDLDGFKDVNDTYGHVVGDELLIVVSSRMREALRDVDTLARIGGDEFVAVMENIATVEDCEPMLERLLQAASEPVVIGGVRLEVSASIGVTIYPQDGVDADQLMRHADQAMYVAKQEGKNRYRLFDSAHNAAMITQHEKLDCIRKALNKNEFVLYYQPKVNMKTGKMIGAEALIRWQCPERGLVPPNDFLPVIENHILSIEVGEWVISTALRQIEAWQALGLDIPVSVNINALQLQSEGFATRLAELLAEFPGVAPSSLELEVLETSAIADVLQVSETMLACIELGVNFALDDFGTGYSSLSHLRRLPASLIKIDQTFVGDMLIDPDDLAIVESVVVLSKSFKREVIAEGVETIAHGIALLKLGCELAQGYGIARPMIAKDIPEWAAHWQPDDTWRDEVASC
- a CDS encoding methyl-accepting chemotaxis protein; translation: MLLKHKITGLFTSLSFFMVLFVSILAYQNFAEFSQASYQDKVETQSELVAQTLDEKLMRFFDVIDSGTFFFDDYGNLDLERANLTVEEIANTIEGEAGIYLGLKDGTLISDGKAVLNFNAITAKREWFLKIFEGEHYVVTRSFVDVTKNVEVFGLSVPIMHQGRISGVVLINIPVKLFSDYVASLTSNNQMFVYRSDGYIVSSEVKDNIGKNIFELRPQYKVISESNKSMTYIAPGLGEYFVTSNKMKVRNWTVASYEAMKVIEAASMNNLYDTLILIAISLAALMIVIYQMVIRLIYKPIGGEPLEISNMVKQVAEGDLSMDLSTSGLEEGIYGNVISMTRNLRAIVTNINETTIALNSSSASLSSSAQTMSDGSKAQTVQLEQTSTAMNEMTSTVDEVARSALQAAESAQGASEHSEVGMKVVEDMNSNIRSLVNEMDNVTHVIENVEAETVNIGSILDVIKGIADQTNLLALNAAIEAARAGEQGRGFAVVADEVRSLASRTQESANEITLMIEKLQTEAKKAVEQMGKNTQLAQLTSTKTEEANQSLTQITTSVSIILNMNDQIATASEQQTQVAAEINQSVLEINDSAKETNIHSNSTTELAQELGGMANTLNGIVSQFKL
- a CDS encoding AMP-binding protein — translated: MMAIMTNDKPWLKRYPEDVPTTIDSSMYNNINDLFKESFSAHAKKSAYINMGHSLSYQDLESKSNAFAAYLQSELKMKKGERIALMMPNLLQYPITILGALKAGLIIVNVNPLYTPRELKHQLRDSGASAIVAVTNFGNNLQQILHETNIKHVILTKIGDELAIHKRTLVNFLIKHVKKIVPKYHIPDAISLRRALTEGKKLPFIDPQIKVDDLAYLQYTGGTTGPAKGAMLTHSNIISNVLQVHAHFSPRTLYDKEYAVTPLPLYHIFANSVSMMFMLFLGATNLLITNPRDIDGFVADLSKYPFTMVFGLNTLFNGLNNHAGFQELDFSHARFTIAGGMPTQKHIADRWQELTGMPVIEGYGLTECSPVVAAGTHQQQSFISSIGVPLPSTELRIVNDDNEPLGPNQIGEIQIRGPQVMKGYWQQEAETNTVMHAGGWLSSGDIGRMDDDGIFYIEDRKKDMILVSGFNVFPTEIEEVATLHPHIIEAAAIGIPDDATGEKVKLFIVRKGNVTVEEIKKHCRKYLTGYKNPRIIEFRDELPKSNVGKILRRELRDS